The genomic DNA caTATTCTCCTCAGTAAAATTCCTAAATTTTCTCATCAAATCATATAATAGCCAAATTATTGGGTCCATGTTTGAACGCCCTATAATGGAACAAGGACTAGCTATATTTAACTACTGTCTTACTCATGCATGTGAGatcatgcaaaagaaaaaaagaaaaaaagaaaaaaaaaaatggaagacacTAATAGATACTAGGATCCTTTATCAATTAGTTCATAGTGACCCTATGAGCAAGCTTTTATGTTTGAACAactgattttctctttcaagtttttgcttgcttttaagaaaaaatggagaaaaagaatgaaagaaagacagaaaaaagCAAATATGTGAAAATTTTAACTTAACCTTGACGTAAAAGAATAATTTCAGTAAAGTTTATGGTCAGCTAAACTTTATCCTTAAGCTATAATTAAGGcctcaaaaactaaattttcatCCAAGAACTGATCAAGTAAAATTGCATGAATGACCAAATCTTTGAATTGTGTCAATTCCAATCTTACAAAATTGCATAAtactaacacaaataaaacaagaaaacagaGAAGTAGCCATTACTAATTGTAATTTGAGTGTCATTAAGGTGGCTTACTACATGACAGAAAGAAAGTATGAGCATGGGATTTAGAGTTGCTAAATATTTACTAAGAATCGCAAGTCAGTTTTTTGCCACAAAATTCAATTACAATCGCTTGAAAAATTTTACCttaaaaactttacaaaaaagaatttttaggAGAGGCTATGGAGAGTAACACCACTAACATGAAATTTGTAGCATGTGAACAGCTTGCCACATTATGCAAATCCCGCATAGCGCACAAACccaaagcaaaatgaaatccTGAATATgccacaaaaataataaagcaaTATACTATAAAAGCAGGAACTAGTCCCTCAAATAAAGCAATATTAATTTCAAAGGGTAATAAAAATGCTCTAGTGGATGAGCCAGGTTGTGAAACCAACATGGCTAAGAATCAATATTATGTGTAGAGCCAAAATTCACTTGTAATAACTGAAGCACTTACATTATTATAACCCAAGTTCTGGGggtgatttgattgatgtaattGCGATCCACCAAGAGGCATATGAAATTCCTCAGCAAAAGTCAAAGCACACAAGCTGGTGCCTGTTATTATGGGCTTGACACAATGAAGGATGCGTTTTCCATGTTGGTAGAGTCCACCACAAGGGTGTTGAGAAGCATTTAATTTCATTCTCAGATCTTGGCAGCTATACAATTTTCTGGAGCGAAGAATGCCTCTGTTGTTGTGGGTACCAtcaccatcttcttcatcatcgtCATTACGGCGTCTCTTAGAACAGAAATGTAAATTGTGCcgttcatcatcatcatcatcatcatcctatCTATGTTCTATGGGATTCCTGTCGCtttcatcatcataatcatcatcatcataccCTTATTCTATTATATGGAATGCACAGCTTTTAAAGAACACTAATGGTGGAGGATGCttgattttaaatttaactcGAAGATTATTCGTCGTTAGCTGAAAATGGTATGATTCGTAAATTAACAATACATGATCTGGCCTGGTGATCTGATTTATTATCATAGCGCGATTAGAATGGATTTTCTGACCATTATTGGAGACTTCCAAACGAATACAAAAAGTAGATTGATCCTTTCCATCATCCCTCCGTCCAATAACAGCAGAGAAAGCAAATATTGTAATCTTTGAATCAAAATGTAGAGGCCCGGTATCTATTTCACACAAATTAGTATTTGAAACCTCTTTATAATAGCTGAAGCAATCTGGAATCCTATTTCCCGGATAGTTACACCTAAAGTGAGTGAATCCACTGAACTTAGGATGTCCCTGTTACACGGATATGACAAATTTTAAGTGATACAGCCTACAAATCAAGACAAGCACTaacatgtacatatatatgagagagagagggagagagagatacctCACTGAATAAATGATTGTGTACAGCATTCCCTATTTGTTCAGGGCAATAGAAGAAGTCAATCCGCGATAGCTTTGGTAAGTcgtatatattattaaatggAAGTCTTTCCAATGACGTGCATCCACCCAAATCTACAATTTCTATATTTCGTGGAAGCTCTGGAACTTCTCGAAGTTGCTTGCAATTTCTCAAGTCAAGCATGTCCAATTTGACAAATTTGTTGAACCATATAGGAAGGCTAACAATAGCGCTACCGCTTAGATTTAGAAATTCCAAACTATTGAAAGAGCATTCAAGTTGAAACTTTTGTTCCAATGGATTTGGTGGGACAAATGTATTAAACAATTGAGATCTTCTAGCTTCTCCTAAAAATACTTCCAATGATGAGCAATACGAAGCCCACACTTTTCTTACATTTGGTGGGAGNNNNNNNNNNNNNNNNNNNNNNNNNNNNNNNNNNNNNNNNNNNNNNNNNNNNNNNNNNNNNNNNNNNNNNNNNNNNNNNNNNNNNNNNNNNNNNNNNNNNATTATCATGTTCAGCAATGCACAAGAATTCGGGAAACCATGCACTGCTTTCCAAACAGTTATCAAATGAACATTAATGTAGTCCATTTGGCTATGCATTTTATGGAGCTGGTTTATGTTAGAAGTATGACAAACGGTGCCACATATGcaggacaagaagaagaaagaccaGCTGAAGTATTAAccaacaaggaaataaaattgtattAGGAAGGTCTTGCCTAGCGTTGAAAGAAAGACCTAAATAGGAGAGGCTCGGCCAATTAACTCGATAAGGTGAAGCACATAAATTGCAAGGGGCCTTTCACTAGATGGGCACGAGACTTCCAATAGTTTCGTTACAGCAATAATCTCATCTTGCCCGTGAATTGCACTAGGAGTGGCACGAAAATTGCAGTCAAAAGGACGCTAACACATGGCAAAGCATAAGTCTAGTCTGCCATGGTCTGcacttaaaatgaaaataaatatttgcaACTAAGATTTTTTCAGTCATTAGTTCCTTCATTAGCTAGTTGCATTCTATTACATTCTATTagggtcataaatatttgtaacaatagagTTAGATACATGCTACATCActaatattttcattatcttataattcttttgatgattttcttattcatttattagtttttcactcaaattatcctcaatattttgtttattgctaataacaaatttatttaaaactCCTCAAACTCCTCTTTGAGCTTCAATCAGTTTTtctatttgtgtgtgtgttttttttttttttaagtttttcatatccagatgcatattttctagtagacatgtttgattaaaaatattaacaaattaaacatacacgatttaaaaaaaaatattccgactataataaaataaattacaaaaatagaacaataaaacctgatttggcaaaTGAATTATGagctgaaaaaacaaaaccaaccaaccaattgagctgaaaaaacaaaaccaacaaaaaaaaattgtcaaaaactcATTCAAAACTCACCAGAAAAATCATAAGcacagaaataaacattacaaaaagaAATCGATTTTTTATGAATCCCTACCTCTTTGATACACTTAATTccaaatattaacaaattaagcaaacacaatttatcaaaaaaaatattttgactataataaaataaattataaaaatgaaataatagaaCCTAATTTGTTAAAGGAACAATGGAACAAATTGAACAATAGAACCTAAACCAGAGAAAAATTTGAGCACGAAGAATGGGAGATGAAGATAAAGGTTTTGAAGAGAAAATCTCGATTGTTTGCCCTTGATATGTAAAACATATTGTACAACAAGTCAACAATCATTATTATCTCTACTCTCTAGAGTTAGAATTTTGCTTGTCTCCGTTGTGCGCAACTTGTGCCTATGCCCCTAAATGAATAAATTCTCATTGTGCTTGGAAACTAAGTAgaatgaatttaatttcaaaaccaaattaaaattatacCATAATTACATTAGAGTTCGACTGCTTCATGGTTGTGTATTAGTAAAAACATTTGTAAAATTGTTGGGGTAGTGTTGTTGCTGCCTGCTAGAGGTGGCTGCCGGACAGATCTGGCGTCCATGGGAAGGCCGCCTGACATCTTGCGGTCCCGCGATTTCCACCTAGCTGCCAGATGAACATATGACGGCTGCCACACCGAGcaacacttttaaaaaaaaaacaaaatttttattaactttttcaatatttctttattttgtaaaaatatttctcaatatttgctttttaaaaaacacttctcaaattTTTTGCCAAATCAATCGTCATTTGTGGACCCCGATATACGAAGATAAACAAATGTTGTATTAgcttgttaatttctttttacaaaGTAATAAATacctaatatttaaatttatcaaGAAAAGAATTATAGTTCTAGTAAGTGTTCATGTTACGATTTTGCCGGTACACTTAACTATACATTGTCTCGCTAGGGAACAAAAAAAGTTGAGGGCATGTTGATAAATTTGCTTGAACCAAATGTGATACACTTGAATCCCAAAGCCTTCACGAAGATGAAAAGGCTTAAAATGCTTATACATCGTAATGCACGCTTTTCTGAAGATCctaattttctttctaataagTTAAGATTGCTAGATTGGCCAAAATATCTTGGAGAATCTCTGCCATCCAATATTTTTTGTGGAAAGGATCTTGTTAAGTTAAGGATGATGCATAGTAACCTCAAAAAATTGGACAGAGTGCAAGtagaattattgtttttaatctttcttGTTTTCAATTGCTTTGTAAACTTCTTTTTATGTTCAAACTAATctatttcctttgttttcttaGAGAATTTCCAAAACGTGAAAATTATGGATTTTTCTTATTGTGAATTCCTGAGAAAAATTCCGGATGTTTCAAGTATTCCAAATTTAGAAGAATTGAATCTTAAGTGTTGTAGAAATTTAGTTAGGGTTCATCGTTCTGTTGGATTCCTTGATGAGCTTGTACGTTTGAATTTTGAAAGCTGCTCTAATCTTACGAGTTTTCCAAGAAGACTCAAGTTGAGATCTCTAAAATATCTTAACCTTTTTGAAAGCTCAAGGCTTAAGAAGTTTCCTGAAATTGAGTGTCAAATGGAATGTTTAGAGTACATCAACTTGCAACATTCTGGTATAGAGGAACTTCCTTCATCTATTGGGTACCTCGTTGGGGTTAAACAAATTATTCTATACGGTTGCACAAACCTTACAAATCTTCCTGATAGCATTCATAAGTTGCAACATTTGAAGGAACTTTCTCTTAGTTGTTGTATTGGTATAAAAGAACTGCCTTCATCCATTGGATACCTGTGTACGATTAAAACATTAAATCAACACTTTTGCATAAACCTCATGAGTCTTCCGAATAGCATTTATCAGTTGCAACACTTGGAGATCCTTAATTTGAATGAATGCAAGCAACTTCGAGAAATTTTCCAACTTCCACCAAATATAGTAGAAGTGCAAGCTAGGGAGTGCATGTCATTGGCAATATTCTTAGAAGAACCTAGAAGATCTCAATCGGTTAATACATGGGAGCCACCAAAGCCTGGGGTAAAAACCACATCTTTGGCATTGCCATTGTTGAGTGTTGGAAACATTGTCAACCTTCCAGCTTGGCTCAACAAATTTGTTGGATTGAAGAAACTTTGCATAGTCGGTTGTAGTGAACTTCAAGAAATTTTAGGACTTCCACCAAATGTAGTAGAAGTGAAAGCAAACGGGTGCGAGTCATTGGCAAAATTTTTAGAAGAACCTAGAAGATCTCAATTGCTTAATACGTGGAATCCACAGCAATCATTGAGTGTTAGAAATAATGTCAAAACAGAATCAAATTTCTTTATTCAACTTGATTGCCCTTCTAGTTTGAAAGTTCTAGATCTCTCACGGAGTGCTATTGTCAGCCTTCCTACATGGCTCAACAGATTTGTTGGATTAGAGGAGCTTTACTTGAACGGCTGCAAACAACTTGAAGAAATTCCAGAACTtccaccaaatataaaaaaggtaTATGCGACTGGATGCACGTCATTGGAAAGATTTCAATTTAATAGTACATATGATTTACCAATGCTTGAATTGATTGACTTCTCCGATGGCCATGGTCTGCGAGAAAATCTGGGGGATGATCTAAAAATTCGTTTCATGAGTGAGATAGCTCtctttgacatatatatatacttgttagTGTGACTTGATTTGTATGTCTTATCACTGAAAATATGTCATATCTGTGTAACAGGGACATCCTAGAGACCTTGAATTTTACTGTATATTTCCAGGAAATAAGATTTCAGATTGCTTCAGCCATCGTAAGGAGGTTTCAAATACTGATTGGTGTGAAATAGATATCGATGATCATGTACATTTGGATTCGGTGAATAGAAGATTTGCTTTCTCGGCTATTATTGGAACAAAGGATGTACAAGGTAAGGGTTTTTTTCGAATTCTCGTTGAAGTCATCTATGATGGTCAGCAAATCTATCTTCACGAGTCTGATAATATAGGCAACTTAGCCGGCTCAGATCATGTATATTTGCATTACCATAGTGCACACCATTCTTGGCCAAAGATAGATAATCTTGGAGTTATATTTAAATTCAAGCGGGGATATCTTTCATCAGGGTTCTTTAAAAGTTGTGGATTCCATCTAGAACATGGATATAAAGAGAAAACGATAGATTTAATGGATGGTGTTCAACTTTCAAAGAGACGCTATGGTGATGATAATGATGACGATGACAACCTGGATTCCTATTGGCACCCACAACAAAAGAGGCCAATCTTTGCTGTATAAAATTTTATGGCTTCTGAGATTTGTGAATCAAATGATACTAAATTGTTTAGCTTTGCTAACCAATTTCCTATGTAGAGGATATGCATCTTGGTGAATCGAAACATGAATCAAATCACATGCTTTTGTCTCTAAGGACCCCTGTTTTGGGTTCAGAGGGCTGTTAGCAGATGCTCCAGCATCTGCTTCTTGATTTGTTCGCTTAATTATGGATCAAATTGACCATGAGCAAGGTTGTGTGGGGCAGATTGGGCAGTCAACTATTTGGGACAGAGTCACTAGCTTGGGTTCTAATAATGTAAGTGCTTCACTTATTTTTCCTCTTGTTTTACAATTAAGGtgtggagtttttttttttttttttttttttttgggtcattacAAGTGAATTTTGGCTTCGTGGGAAAGGGGAGGAAGAGATTTCAAGCCagcaaatttaattatttaatttatactttaacactccctctcAAGTGTAGGCTCACGTGGAGTATTTGATTGAAATCGGAGTAAATAACGGAGTCAAGGCTCAATCTCAGGAccttggctttgataccatgttaaatcactacttatcctaaaagcttaagctgataaaaagaggtaaatttaatcatttaatttatactcTAACAGGCTTTATAATTTTTGTGTCATAAATCCATCATCAATGATAAATAGTAATGGAACACCTGATAGGCATATTTCAGAATTTCATTTTGCTTTGGGTTTGTGTGTTATGCATGCTTTACGTAATGTGGTAGGCAAGTCACTTGCTGCAAATTTCACTTCAAAATTTATGGTAGCTAGTGGTGTTACTtctatattttttgttttatttgtttaaatattacGCTAAGGCATTTCTTAATCATGGCCATGCTCTTTTGTAAGATTGGAATTGACACAATTCAAAGATTTGGTCATTCATGCAATTTTGCTTGATGAGTTCTTGGatgaaaatttagtttttggagccttagagcattcccagcagactccctataagggagtctgttccttATGTAtagggaatatgtccaaaaaatcacaaaaaatgtcccacagcagattccctaaatgagcctcaaccatgaggatcgctacagtagaacccaaagTATAGGGCTCCACTATTgcgatccttatgattattaaattcaaaaaaaacatttctctctcttctttacactcccctctctcctttctcctcttacaattctctctcctctctcctcttatatatataatataattaaaaaaacaaatattttaatgatatagggaatgattaagggaagttattggggtgtattttgacataaggaagcaaaaagtagtttggatccttaaatatagagaaaatgacgaggaagctgctgggaatgctcttatagCTTAGGGATAAAGTTTAGATGAACATAAACTTTGCTAAAATTATTCTTCTTTGTTTATGAACATAAACTTTGCTAATTTGGCTATTATTAGATTTGATGaggaaatttatgaattttactGACGAGAATATGTACATACCTAtgaataattttcttctttgtttgtttaaataaaaaagaattttgtgatATGAAGAATGATTGTTTTCTATATAAGGATTTCAGGTGGGGGACAAGAAGAATGGAACAGAgcacccttcttcttcttcttcttcttcttcttcttctttttgtgtgtgtgtttagaTAAAAAGGAATTATATGATATGAAGAATGACATTTTTTGATTGTAAGTTTTTCTGATGGAGACAAGAAGAATTGAGCAGATCTTATGAAAAGAATGCAGAGGTATGAAAGAGTTTCAACATTAAGGGC from Corylus avellana chromosome ca6, CavTom2PMs-1.0 includes the following:
- the LOC132185531 gene encoding uncharacterized protein LOC132185531, with translation MLDLRNCKQLREVPELPRNIEIVDLGGCTSLERLPFNNIYDLPKLSRIDFFYCPEQIGNAVHNHLFSEGHPKFSGFTHFRCNYPGNRIPDCFSYYKEVSNTNLCEIDTGPLHFDSKITIFAFSAVIGRRDDGKDQSTFCIRLEVSNNANDE